Proteins co-encoded in one Phoenix dactylifera cultivar Barhee BC4 unplaced genomic scaffold, palm_55x_up_171113_PBpolish2nd_filt_p 000276F, whole genome shotgun sequence genomic window:
- the LOC103695708 gene encoding LOW QUALITY PROTEIN: ARF guanine-nucleotide exchange factor GNL2 (The sequence of the model RefSeq protein was modified relative to this genomic sequence to represent the inferred CDS: inserted 3 bases in 2 codons; deleted 3 bases in 2 codons), with protein sequence MARASDDDDADEAAGRGEASGRHRRRDPRLKELGISCMLNTEVGAVLAVIRRPPDPISGFLPGGADEGANPQLLQSLKSLRSLIFHPQHSEWRSTEPSVYLXPFLDVIQSDEIPAAATGVALSAVLKILRLNVFEECTPSAREAIHSVVFAVTNCRLERIEQAAEDAVLMHILQVLVAIVRSRVSILLTDHAVCTIVNTYFQVVQQSVHRGDLLQRSARHAMHELIQAIFSRLPEIKVETADRASQAAAADDSDTPISGYGACCMVDIFHFLCSLLNVGEVVDSAEGIGSISSDEDVQLFVLVLINSAVELGGEAIGSTPKLLRMVQDDLFHHLICCNIIHYAACSSPLVLSMICSAVLNLYHFYRRCLRLQLEAFFTYVLLRIAAGGSGVQLQEVVIEGILGFCRQPTFAIEMYVNYDCDPIRRNVFEEIGKLLCKTAFPATNPMSPMQVQAFEGLVTVITTIADSIEVEQVPDRESYSADVSDYKPFWVERCDSYDDPDTWVEFVRMRKMKKKKVMIAANHYNRDEKKGLDFLNICHLVPTPPDPKCLAYFFRYTPGLDKNRIGDFLGDPDEFNLRALKEFTETFDFSGAILDTALRPYLETFWLPGESQKIXRILEAFSERFYEQQSSEIFVSKDAVFILCYSLIMLNTDQHNPQVKKKMTEEEFIRNNRAINGGMDLPREYLSELFHSISTNAITLFGPTGLPNELSSNQWADLIKRSRVVEPFIICDFSHKLGRDLFPTISGPSVATLAAIFEHTDDEEILQECVEGLISIATIARYGLEDILDELLSCFCKFTTVLNPYATAEETLFAFSNELKPRMATVALFTIANKFGDSVRGAWRNIVDCMLKLKRLKLLPQSVIEPENSPSSDPGFTQHAKSESGVIFPSSHLGFGSRRQVSGLIGRLSQLLSLDSGGDSMLNCGSEFENNSKIIQQCRIGNIFCESSRLSDESLQNLGRALMFAAAGRGQKFSTPVEEEETVGFCWDILVMISTINIRRFAAFWPQFHDCVTVMSQLPLFSPCPFAEKAIVGLFKIALELFSSPPHVDKLPEELVFRSINLMWKLDKEILDTCCESIVEGTARILNEHAKNVQTMIGWKTLLHLLSVTGRHPETFDQGVEALMKLMCEGTHVTRFNYPYCIEAAFGYAALKISPLEKSSKILDLMGDSVNWLIQWHKSGYSDPGSTNSISSMEDGQKMGAGAGNLEANLFVKQAEALRKTSLVRREEIRNQAVAELRKCFAAAEELDFTPANCLACFNLVIFAMVDDLHEKMLEYSRRENSEREMKSMEGTLMEAMELLVEVFQRFMVPLSQSPGFRTFWLGVLRRMDTCMKVVIWTLGTRHVRCTSRGRPHVHPTTPSRFDRT encoded by the exons ATGGCCAGGGCAAGCGATGACGACGACGCAGATGAAGCAGCAGGCAGGGGCGAAGCCAGCGGTCGCCACCGGCGTCGGGACCCGCGGCTCAAGGAGCTGGGCATCTCGTGCATG CTCAACACGGAGGTGGGCGCCGTCCTCGCCGTGATCCGGCGCCCCCCGGATCCCATCTCCGGCTTCCTCCCCGGCGGCGCAGACGAGGGAGCCAACCCCCAGCTCCTCCAATCCCTCAAGTCCCTCCGCTCCCTCATCTTTCACCCCCAGCACAGCGAATGGCGCTCCACCGAGCCCTCCGTCTACC TCCCCTTCCTGGACGTCATCCAGAGCGACGAGAtccccgccgccgccaccggTGTCGCCCTCTCCGCCGTCCTCAAGATCCTCCGCCTCAACGTCTTCGAGGAGTGCACCCCCAGCGCCCGCGAGGCCATCCACTCCGTCGTGTTCGCCGTCACCAACTGCCGGCTGGAGCGCATTGAGCAGGCTGCCGAGGACGCCGTCCTCATGCACATCCTCCAGGTGTTGGTAGCCATCGTGCGGTCTCGCGTCTCCATCCTCCTCACCGACCACGCCGTCTGCACCATCGTCAACACCTACTTCCAGGTGGTCCAGCAGTCGGTCCACCGAGGGGACCTCCTCCAGAGGAGCGCCCGCCATGCCATGcacgagctcatccaggccatCTTCTCCCGCCTCCCGGAGATCAAGGTT GAGACCGCCGACCGCGCTTCTcaagccgccgccgccgacgaCAGCGACACCCCCATCTCCGGGTACGGGGCCTGCTGCATGGTCGACATCTTCCACTTCCTCTGCTCGCTGCTTAACGTCGGCGAGGTCGTCGATTCTGCTGAGGGGATCGGCTCCATCAGCTCCGACGAGGACGTTCAACTCTTCGTGCTCGTCCTCATCAATTCTGCAGTGGAATTGGGCGGCGAGGCGATAGGAAGCACCCCCAAGCTCCTCCGAATGGTCCAGGATGATCTCTTCCACCATCTCAtttgttg caacatcaTCCACTACGCCGCGTGCTCGAGCCCGCTCGTTCTTTCCATGATCTGCAGCGCAGTCTTGAATCTCTATCACTTCTATCGTCG GTGCCTCAGGCTCCAACTCGAAGCATTCTTCACCTACGTGCTCTTAAGAATTGCGGCAGGAGGGAGCGGAGTGCAGCTCCAGGAAGTCGTGATCGAGGGGATCCTAGGCTTCTGCCGGCAGCCGACCTTTGCGATCGAAATGTACGTCAACTACGACTGCGATCCGATCCGGCGCAACGTGTTCGAAGAGATCGGCAAATTGCTCTGCAAGACCGCATTCCCTGCGACCAACCCCATGTCCCCGATGCAGGTCCAGGCCTTCGAGGGCCTCGTCACCGTCATCACCACCATCGCCGACAGCATCGAGGTCGAGCAAGTTCCCGACCGGGAGTCCTACAGCGCCGACGTCTCCGATTACAAGCCCTTCTGGGTCGAGAGGTGCGACAGCTACGACGACCCCGACACCTGGGTCGAGTTTGTtagaatgaggaagatgaagaagaagaaggtcatGATCGCCGCCAACCACTACAACCGGGACGAGAAGAAAGGCCTGGATTTCTTGAACATCTGCCATCTGGTACCGACTCCGCCGGACCCCAAGTGCCTGGCCTACTTCTTCCGGTACACGCCGGGCTTGGACAAGAACAGGATCGGGGACTTCCTAGGCGACCCCGACGAGTTCAACCTCCGAGCGCTGAAAGAATTCACTGAGACGTTTGATTTCTCCGGCGCGATCCTCGACACCGCCCTCCGGCCCTACCTTGAGACATTCTGGCTTCCTGGAGAGTCTCAGAAGAT GAGGATCCTCGAGGCGTTCTCCGAGAGGTTTTACGAGCAGCAGTCCTCGGAGATCTTCGTGAGCAAGGACGCAGTGTTCATCCTCTGCTACTCCCTCATCATGCTCAATACCGACCAGCACAACCCccaggtgaagaagaagatgaccGAGGAGGAGTTCATAAGGAACAACAGAGCCATCAACGGAGGGATGGACCTCCCCAGAGAGTACCTCTCCGAGCTCTTCCATTCCATCTCCACCAACGCGATCACACTCTTCGGCCCGACCGGTTTGCCCAACGAGCTCAGCTCGAACCAGTGGGCCGACCTCATCAAGAGATCGAGAGTCGTTGAGCCCTTCATCATCTGCGACTTCAGCCATAAGCTGGGCCGCGACCTGTTCCCCACCATATCAGGACCCTCGGTCGCCACGCTTGCCGCCATCTTCGAGCACACCGACGACGAGGAGATACTGCAGGAGTGCGTCGAAGGGCTGATATCCATAGCAACAATTGCAAGATACGGATTGGAAGACATCCTCGACGAGCTCCTCTCTTGCTTCTGCAAGTTCACCACTGTGCTAAACCCTTACGCCACGGCCGAGGAGACCCTGTTCGCATTCAGCAATGAGCTGAAGCCGAGAATG gccACGGTGGCCCTCTTCACCATCGCGAACAAGTTCGGGGACTCGGTGCGGGGGGCGTGGAGGAACATCGTGGATTGCATGCTCAAGCTCAAGCGGTTGAAGCTACTGCCTCAGTCCGTGATCGAGCCCGAGAACTCTCCATCGTCGGACCCCGGATTCACCCAGCACGCAAAGTCGGAATCGGGCGTGATCTTCCCCTCATCCCACCTCGGGTTTGGCAGCCGCCGCCAGGTCTCGGGATTGATCGGGCGGCTCTCGCAGTTGCTATCGCTGGATAGCGGGGGGGATTCGATGCTCAACTGCGGGAGCGAGTTTGAGAACAACTCGAAGATAATTCAGCAGTGTCGCATCGGGAATATTTTCTGCGAGAGCTCCAGGTTGTCCGATGAATCGCTGCAGAACCTTGGCCGGGCTCTCATGTTCGCAGCAGCAGGTCGAGGCCAGAAATTCAGCACTCCGGTCGAAGAGGAAGAGACCGTCGGATTCTGTTGGGATATCCTGGTCATGATTTCGACGATCAACATTCGGAGGTTCGCAGCATTCTGGCCTCAGTTCCATGACTGCGTCACCGTCATGTCGCAGCTCCCTCTCTTCTCGCCTTGCCCGTTTGCCGAGAAGGCCATCGTTGGGCTCTTCAAGATCGCGCTCGAGCTCTTCTCATCTCCCCCGCATGTCGACAAGCTCCCCGAGGAGCTTGTCTTCAGGTCCATCAACCTGATGTGGAAGCTCGACAAGGAAATTCTCGACACATGCTGCGAGAGCATCGTCGAGGGCACGGCTCGGATCCTGAACGAACATGCGAAGAACGTCCAGACTATGATCGGGTGGAAGACGCTCCTCCACCTACTCTCCGTCACAGGCCGGCACCCCGAGACATTTGATCAGGGGGTGGAGGCTCTCATGAAACTGATGTGCGAGGGAACCCATGTCACAAGGTTCAATTATCCCTACTGCATCGAGGCCGCATTTGGATACGCGGCGCTAAAGATCAGCCCGCTGGAGAAGAGCTCCAAGATTCTAGACTTGATGGGAGACTCTGTGAATTGGCTGATCCAGTGGCATAAATCGGGTTACTCCGACCCGGGGAGCACGAATAGCATCTCGTCCATGGAAGACGGCCAGAAGATGGGTGCTGGCGCTGGCAACCTCGAGGCCAATCTGTTTGTCAAACAGGCCGAGGCGTTGCGCAAGACTAGCTTGGTCCGACGGGAGGAGATTCGAAACCAGGCAGTAGCGGAGCTAAGGAAGTGCTTCGCAGCCGCCGAGGAATTGGACTTCACGCCAGCGAACTGCCTTGCTTGCTTCAATCTTGTGATCTTTGCTATGGTGGATGACCTGCACGAGAAGATGCTGGAGTACTCGCGAAGGGAGAATTCGGAGCGGGAGATGAAGAGCATGGAGGGGACGCTGATGGAGGCGATGGAGCTGCTTGTGGAGGTATTCCAGCGGTTCATGGTGCCTTTATCGCAGAGCCCGGGCTTCCGGACCTTCTGGCTTGGTGTGCTGAGGAGGATGGACACCTGCATGAAAGTCGTCATATGGACACTTGGAACCCGACATGTTCGGTGCACAAGTCGAGGGAGGCCCCATGTTCACCCGACTACTCCTTCTCGCTTTGACCGGACATGA
- the LOC120105401 gene encoding ARF guanine-nucleotide exchange factor GNL2-like, with protein sequence MEMQMEMLQRPRWPGARDGDDAYEAAGGGEAGSRHRRRDPRLKELGISCMLNTEVGAVLAVIRRPPDPISGFLPGGADEGANPQLLQSLKSLRSLIFHPQHSEWRSTEPSIYLSPFLDVIQSDEIPAAATGVALSAVLKILRLNVFEERTPGAREAIHSVVFAVTNCRLERTEQAAEDAVLMRILQVLVAIVRSRVSVLLTDHAVCTIVNTCFQVVQQSVHRGDLLQRSARHAMHELIQAIFSRLPEIKVPETADRASQAAAAADSDTPISGYGARCMVDIFHFLCSLLNVGEVVDSAEGIGSISSDEDVQLFALVLINSAVELGGEAIGKHPKLLRMVQDDLFHHLIHYAACSSPLVLSMICSAVLNLYHFCRRCLRLQLEAFFTYVLLRIAAGGSGVQLQEVAIEGILGFCRQPTFAIEMYVNYDCDPIRRNVFEEIGKLLCKTAFPATNPMSPMQVQAFEGLVTVITTIADSIEVEQVPDRESYSADVSDYKPFWVERCDSYDDPDTWVEFVRMRKMKKKKVMIAANHYNRDEKKGLDFLNICHLVPTPPDPKCLAYFFRYTPGLDKNRIGDFLGDPDEFNLRALKEFTETFDFSGAILDTALRTYLETFRLPGESQKIQRILEAFSERFYEQQSSEIFVSKDAVFILCYSLIMLNTDQHNPQVKKKMTEEEFIRNNRAINGGMDLPREYLSELFHSISTNAITLFGPTGLPTELSSNQWADLIKRSRVVEPFIICDFSHKLGRDLFAAISGPSVATLAAIFEHTDDEEILQECVEGLISIATIARYGLEDILDELLSCFCKFTTLLNPYATAEETLFAFSNELKPRMATVALFTIANKFGDSVRGAWRNIVDCMLKLKRLKLLPQSVIEPENSPSSDLGFTQHAKSESGVIFPSSHLGFGSRRQVSGLIGRLSQLLSLDSGGDSMLNCGSEFENNSKIIQQCRIGNIFSESSRLPDESLQNLGRALMFAAAGRGQKFSTPVEEEETVGFCWDLLVMISTINIQRFAAFWPQFHDCVTVMSQLPLFSPCPFAEKAIVGLFKIALELFSSPPHVDKLPEELVFRSINLMWKLDKEILDTCCESIVEGTARILNEHAKNVQTMIGWKTLLHLLSVTGRHPETFDQGVEALMKLMCEGTHVTRFNYPYCIEAAFGYAALKISPLEKSSKILDLMGDSVNWLIQWHKSGYSDPGSTNSSSFMEDGQKTGAGAGNLGANLFVKLAEALRKTSLVRREEIRNQAVAELRKCFAAAEELDFTPANCLACFNLVIFAMVDDLHEKMLEYSRRENSEREMKSMEGTLKEAMELLVEVFQRFMVPLSQSPGFRTFWLGVLRRMDTCMKADAGGMGDGALQELVPTLLKKMITEMKHKEILVQRDGDELWEITNIQIQWIAPSVKEELFPEEF encoded by the exons ATGGAAATGCAAATGGAAATGCTTCAGCGGCCACGATGGCCAGGGGCAAGAGATGGCGACGACGCCTATGAAGCAGCGGGAGGGGGTGAAGCCGGCAGCCGCCACCGGCGTCGGGACCCGCGGCTCAAGGAGCTGGGCATCTCGTGCATGCTCAACACGGAGGTGGGCGCCGTCCTCGCTGTGATCCGGCGCCCCCCGGATCCCATCTCCGGCTTCCTCCCCGGCGGCGCAGACGAGGGAGCCAACCCCCAGCTCCTCCAATCCCTCAAGTCCCTCCGCTCCCTCATCTTCCACCCTCAACACAGCGAATGGCGCTCCACCGAGCCCTCCATCTACCTCTCCCCCTTCTTGGACGTCATCCAGAGCGACGAGAtccccgccgccgccaccggcgTCGCCCTCTCCGCCGTCCTCAAGATCCTCCGCCTCAACGTCTTCGAGGAGCGCACCCCCGGCGCCCGCGAGGCCATCCACTCCGTCGTGTTCGCCGTCACCAACTGCCGGCTGGAGCGCACGGAGCAGGCCGCCGAGGACGCCGTCCTCATGCGCATCCTCCAGGTGCTGGTAGCCATCGTGCGGTCTCGCGTCTCCGTCCTCCTCACCGACCACGCCGTCTGCACCATCGTCAACACCTGCTTCCAGGTGGTCCAGCAGTCGGTCCACCGAGGGGACCTCCTCCAGAGGAGCGCCCGCCATGCCATGcacgagctcatccaggccatCTTCTCCCGCCTCCCGGAGATCAAGGTGCCCGAGACCGCCGACCGCGCTTCtcaagccgccgccgccgccgacaGCGACACCCCCATCTCCGGGTACGGGGCGCGCTGCATGGTCGACATCTTCCACTTCCTCTGCTCGCTGCTTAACGTCGGCGAGGTCGTCGATTCTGCTGAGGGGATCGGCTCCATCAGCTCCGACGAGGACGTTCAGCTCTTCGCGCTCGTCCTCATCAATTCCGCGGTGGAATTGGGCGGCGAGGCGATCGGGAAGCACCCCAAGCTCCTCCGAATGGTCCAGGATGATCTCTTCCACCATCTCATCCACTACGCCGCGTGCTCGAGCCCGCTCGTTCTTTCCATGATCTGCAGCGCAGTCTTGAATCTCTATCACTTCTGCCGTCG GTGCCTCAGGCTCCAACTCGAAGCATTCTTCACCTACGTGCTCTTAAGAATTGCGGCAGGAGGGAGCGGAGTGCAGCTCCAGGAAGTCGCGATCGAGGGGATCCTGGGCTTCTGCCGGCAGCCGACCTTTGCGATCGAAATGTACGTCAACTACGACTGCGACCCGATCCGGCGCAACGTGTTCGAAGAGATCGGCAAATTGCTCTGCAAGACCGCATTCCCTGCGACCAACCCCATGTCCCCGATGCAGGTCCAGGCCTTCGAGGGCCTCGTCACCGTCATCACCACCATCGCCGACAGCATCGAGGTCGAGCAAGTTCCCGACCGGGAGTCCTACAGCGCCGACGTCTCCGATTACAAGCCCTTCTGGGTCGAGAGGTGCGACAGCTACGACGACCCCGACACCTGGGTCGAGTTTGTtagaatgaggaagatgaagaagaagaaggtcatGATCGCCGCCAACCACTACAACCGGGACGAGAAGAAAGGTCTGGATTTCTTGAACATCTGCCATTTGGTACCGACTCCGCCGGACCCCAAGTGCCTGGCCTACTTCTTCCGGTATACGCCGGGCTTGGACAAGAACAGGATCGGGGACTTCCTAGGCGACCCCGACGAGTTCAACCTCCGAGCGCTGAAAGAATTCACTGAGACGTTTGATTTCTCCGGCGCGATCCTCGACACCGCCCTCCGGACCTACCTTGAGACATTCCGGCTTCCTGGAGAGTCTCAGAAGATACAGAGGATCCTCGAGGCGTTCTCCGAGAGGTTTTACGAGCAGCAGTCCTCGGAGATCTTCGTGAGCAAGGACGCAGTGTTCATCCTCTGCTACTCCCTCATCATGCTCAATACCGACCAGCACAACCCccaggtgaagaagaagatgaccGAGGAGGAGTTCATAAGGAACAACAGAGCCATCAACGGAGGGATGGACCTCCCCAGAGAGTACCTCTCCGAGCTCTTCCATTCCATCTCCACCAACGCGATCACACTCTTCGGCCCGACCGGTTTGCCCACCGAGCTCAGCTCGAACCAGTGGGCCGACCTCATCAAGAGATCGAGAGTCGTGGAGCCCTTCATCATCTGCGACTTCAGCCATAAGCTGGGCCGCGACCTGTTCGCCGCCATATCAGGACCCTCGGTCGCCACGCTTGCCGCCATCTTCGAGCACACCGACGACGAGGAGATACTGCAGGAGTGCGTCGAAGGGCTGATATCCATCGCAACAATTGCAAGATACGGATTGGAAGACATCCTCGACGAGCTCCTCTCTTGCTTCTGCAAGTTCACCACTCTGCTAAACCCTTACGCCACGGCCGAGGAGACCCTGTTCGCATTCAGCAATGAGCTGAAGCCGAGAATGGCCACGGTGGCCCTCTTCACCATCGCGAACAAGTTCGGGGACTCGGTGCGGGGGGCGTGGAGGAACATCGTGGATTGCATGCTCAAGCTCAAGCGGTTGAAGCTACTGCCTCAGTCCGTGATCGAGCCCGAGAACTCTCCATCGTCGGACCTCGGATTCACCCAGCACGCAAAGTCGGAATCCGGCGTGATCTTCCCCTCATCCCACCTCGGGTTTGGCAGCCGCCGCCAGGTCTCGGGATTGATCGGGCGGCTCTCGCAGTTGCTATCGCTGGATAGCGGGGGGGATTCGATGCTCAACTGCGGGAGCGAGTTTGAGAACAACTCGAAGATAATTCAGCAGTGTCGCATCGGGAATATTTTCAGCGAGAGCTCCAGGTTGCCCGATGAATCGCTGCAGAACCTTGGCCGGGCTCTCATGTTCGCAGCAGCAGGGCGAGGCCAGAAATTCAGCACTCCGGTCGAAGAGGAAGAGACCGTCGGATTCTGTTGGGATCTCCTGGTCATGATTTCGACGATCAACATTCAGAGGTTCGCAGCATTCTGGCCTCAGTTCCATGACTGCGTCACCGTCATGTCGCAGCTCCCTCTCTTCTCGCCTTGCCCGTTTGCCGAGAAGGCCATCGTTGGGCTCTTCAAGATCGCGCTCGAGCTCTTCTCATCTCCCCCGCATGTCGACAAGCTCCCCGAGGAGCTCGTTTTCAGGTCCATCAACCTGATGTGGAAGCTCGACAAGGAAATTCTCGACACATGCTGCGAGAGCATCGTCGAGGGCACGGCTCGGATCCTGAACGAACATGCGAAGAACGTCCAGACTATGATCGGGTGGAAGACGCTCCTCCACCTACTCTCCGTCACAGGCCGGCACCCCGAGACATTTGATCAGGGGGTGGAGGCTCTCATGAAACTGATGTGCGAGGGAACCCATGTCACAAGGTTCAATTATCCCTACTGCATCGAGGCCGCATTTGGATACGCGGCGCTAAAGATCAGCCCGCTGGAGAAGAGCTCCAAGATTCTAGACTTAATGGGAGACTCTGTGAATTGGCTGATCCAGTGGCATAAATCGGGTTACTCCGACCCGGGGAGCACGAATAGCAGCTCGTTCATGGAAGACGGCCAGAAGACGGGTGCTGGCGCTGGCAACCTCGGGGCCAATCTGTTCGTCAAACTGGCCGAGGCGTTGCGCAAGACTAGCTTGGTCCGACGGGAGGAGATTCGAAACCAGGCAGTAGCGGAGCTAAGGAAGTGCTTCGCAGCCGCCGAGGAATTGGACTTCACGCCAGCGAACTGCCTTGCTTGCTTCAATCTTGTGATCTTTGCTATGGTGGATGACCTGCACGAGAAGATGCTGGAGTACTCGCGAAGGGAGAATTCGGAGCGGGAGATGAAGAGCATGGAGGGGACGCTGAAGGAGGCGATGGAGCTGCTTGTGGAGGTGTTCCAGCGGTTCATGGTGCCTTTGTCGCAGAGCCCGGGCTTCCGGACCTTCTGGCTTGGGGTGCTGAGGAGGATGGACACCTGCATGAAGGCCGACGCTGGGGGCATGGGCGACGGGGCGCTGCAGGAGCTCGTGCCTACGCTGCTGAAGAAGATGATAACCGAGATGAAGCACAAAGAGATTTTGGTGCAGAGAGACGGGGATGAGCTTTGGGAGATAACAAACATTCAGATACAATGGATTGCTCCTTCGGTGAAGGAGGAGCTGTTCCCTGAGGAGTTTTGA